From Pseudomonas sp. StFLB209, a single genomic window includes:
- a CDS encoding cupin domain-containing protein gives METFDIYRKTRFGALVHEYGLDGSRLLPWAGYPMPFGGGWCVVRPGTTTQTHTQIDQELFIAIEGSARLVIGDQQMPFSKGDIAAIPKHTHHYVINDSAEDFHFYVIWWDLNHVNNFLAQHNDTTGCLA, from the coding sequence ATGGAAACCTTCGACATTTACCGGAAAACCCGATTTGGCGCCCTCGTGCACGAATACGGCCTGGACGGCAGCCGGTTGCTGCCCTGGGCAGGCTATCCGATGCCGTTTGGCGGCGGCTGGTGCGTGGTGCGGCCCGGCACCACTACGCAAACCCACACGCAAATCGATCAGGAGCTGTTCATCGCCATCGAGGGCAGCGCCCGGCTGGTGATCGGTGACCAGCAGATGCCGTTCAGCAAGGGCGACATCGCGGCCATCCCGAAACACACCCACCACTACGTAATCAACGACTCGGCCGAGGACTTTCATTTCTACGTGATCTGGTGGGACCTGAATCACGTAAACAACTTCCTTGCCCAGCACAACGACACCACCGGGTGCCTGGCATGA
- the narH gene encoding nitrate reductase subunit beta produces the protein MKIRSQVGMVLNLDKCIGCHTCSVTCKNVWTSREGVEYAWFNNVETKPGIGYPKEWENQQKWNGGWVRNADGTINPRIGGKWRVLANIFANPDLPQIDDYYEPFTFDYQHLHSAAQSDHQPVARPRSLITGQRIDKIEWGPNWEELLGTEFAKRRKDANFERIQADIYGQFENTFMMYLPRLCEHCLNPTCVASCPSGAIYKREEDGIVLIDQDKCRGWRMCISGCPYKKIYYNWKSGKSEKCIFCYPRIESGQPTVCSETCVGRIRYLGVLLYDAERIEQVASSPDDRDLYHRQCEIFLDPHDPEVIAQARRDGIADSVIAAAQASPVYKLAIDWQLALPLHPEYRTLPMVWYVPPLSPIQSAADAGHVEFDGVLPKIESLRIPVQYLANLLTAGDEAPVILALKRLMAMRVYMRGKHVDTRLDDAVLEQVGLTRRQVEEMYRYLAIANYEDRFVIPSGHREQIPDAYAERGGCGFSSGNGCHGGNNPVSLFGGHKHTSTLVKPVQSFDPVEDSRHG, from the coding sequence ATGAAAATTCGCTCCCAGGTCGGCATGGTCCTGAACCTCGATAAATGCATCGGCTGCCACACCTGCTCGGTGACCTGCAAAAACGTCTGGACCAGCCGCGAAGGCGTCGAGTACGCCTGGTTCAACAACGTCGAGACCAAACCCGGCATCGGTTACCCCAAGGAATGGGAGAACCAGCAGAAATGGAACGGCGGCTGGGTGCGCAACGCCGACGGTACGATCAACCCGCGCATTGGCGGCAAGTGGCGGGTACTGGCCAATATCTTCGCCAACCCGGACCTGCCGCAAATCGACGACTACTACGAGCCGTTCACCTTCGACTACCAGCACCTGCACAGCGCCGCCCAGAGCGACCACCAGCCGGTGGCGCGACCGCGCTCGCTGATCACCGGCCAGCGTATCGACAAGATCGAATGGGGGCCGAACTGGGAAGAACTGCTCGGCACCGAGTTCGCCAAACGGCGCAAGGACGCCAACTTCGAGCGCATCCAGGCCGACATCTACGGGCAGTTCGAAAACACCTTCATGATGTACCTGCCGCGCCTGTGCGAACACTGCCTGAACCCGACCTGTGTGGCCTCGTGCCCAAGCGGGGCGATCTACAAACGTGAAGAAGACGGCATCGTACTGATCGACCAGGACAAGTGCCGGGGCTGGCGCATGTGCATCAGCGGCTGCCCGTACAAGAAGATCTACTACAACTGGAAGAGCGGCAAATCCGAGAAGTGCATCTTTTGCTACCCGCGTATCGAAAGCGGCCAGCCCACCGTGTGCTCGGAAACCTGCGTCGGCCGCATTCGTTACCTCGGCGTGCTGTTGTATGACGCCGAGCGCATCGAGCAGGTGGCATCCTCGCCGGATGATCGCGACCTGTACCACCGCCAGTGCGAAATCTTCCTTGACCCCCATGATCCTGAAGTCATCGCCCAGGCGCGCCGCGACGGTATTGCCGACAGCGTGATTGCCGCCGCCCAGGCCTCGCCGGTCTACAAGCTGGCCATCGACTGGCAACTGGCGCTGCCGCTGCACCCTGAGTACCGCACCCTGCCAATGGTCTGGTACGTGCCGCCACTGTCACCGATCCAGTCCGCCGCCGACGCCGGGCACGTGGAGTTCGACGGCGTGCTGCCAAAGATCGAATCGCTGCGCATCCCGGTGCAATACCTGGCCAACCTGCTCACCGCCGGTGATGAAGCCCCGGTGATACTGGCCCTCAAGCGCCTGATGGCGATGCGTGTGTATATGCGCGGCAAGCACGTCGACACCCGCCTTGACGACGCGGTACTGGAACAGGTCGGCCTGACCCGCCGCCAGGTCGAAGAGATGTATCGCTACCTGGCCATCGCCAACTACGAAGACCGCTTTGTGATCCCCAGCGGCCATCGCGAGCAGATTCCCGATGCCTATGCCGAGCGCGGCGGTTGCGGGTTCAGCTCCGGCAACGGCTGCCACGGAGGCAACAACCCGGTCAGCCTGTTTGGCGGACATAAACACACCAGCACCCTGGTCAAGCCGGTGCAGAGCTTCGACCCGGTGGAGGACAGCCGTCATGGATGA
- a CDS encoding nitrate/nitrite transporter, which yields MPLPRASNKDRAVMTTPPVPREQYRALGLCTLAFTLCFAVWTLFSILGLQIRNEFSLSDTQLGLLMATPVLSGSLSRSFLGLLTDRYGGRWVFGIVMLLSALCVVLLTVASSFALLLLAALGVGLAGGSFIVGTAYVARWFEPARQGTALGVFGAGNVGAGLTNLVAPLLLLSLGWRDTALVYGAVLAAMGVLFMLLARNDPQRSDTRQPAASFTEQLAPLAELRVWRFSLYYFFVFGAFVALALWLPHYLMQVYDLSLTQAGLVAALFSVPAALFRILGGWLADRQGSRRVMYWSLGLSVLCSLLLSYPPTRYIVSGVHGQIEFSMHMGLAGFIVLIMVLGFFMSLGMAAVFKHIPTYYPQHVGVVGGLVGMIGGLGGFCLPLTFGMLNDVIGIWQSCFMLLLVIAAGALAWMHYSIRLAERLEWAQDTQQHDLPELATPDSSRADRHVLQDWHPEDPSFWAASGKRIATRNLWISIACLVLAFAIWMVWSVVVAKLPLAGFNYSANQLFWLAALPALSGATLRIFYSFMVPVFGGRRWTALSTASLLVPALWIGFAVQNPQTPYLVMLILALLCGLGGGNFSSSMANISFFFPRQAKGSAMGLNAGLGNLGVSLMQLAVPLAITAGVLGSLGGAPQISAQGTPLWLQNAGFIWVPLIIVASLAAWFGMHDIASAKASFKDQMAIFKRPHTWLMSVLYTGTFGSFIGFSAGFPLLAGRLFPEVEVLRFAFLGPLIGAVSRAFAGGLADRFGGGRITLWVFVAMAGCVIGVLHFIAIKDQPGAFWGFLAMFLLLFFFSGVGNASTTQMIPAIFRQQTPGFFPHLPAAQQTRQGEQESAAAVGFIAAVAAYGGFFIPKSFGSSFDLSGGPEWALYGFIAFYLLCIALTWFNYTRRNARVRC from the coding sequence ATGCCGTTGCCTCGTGCATCGAACAAGGACCGTGCCGTGATGACCACTCCTCCAGTGCCCCGGGAGCAATACCGGGCGCTCGGCCTGTGCACCCTGGCTTTCACGCTGTGTTTTGCCGTGTGGACGCTGTTTTCCATTCTCGGTCTGCAGATCAGGAACGAATTTTCCCTGAGCGACACGCAGCTGGGCCTGTTGATGGCAACGCCGGTGCTCAGCGGCTCGCTGTCGCGCAGTTTTCTCGGGCTGCTGACTGACCGGTATGGCGGCCGCTGGGTATTTGGCATTGTGATGCTGCTCTCGGCTCTGTGCGTGGTCCTGCTGACCGTGGCCAGCAGCTTCGCGCTATTGCTGCTGGCTGCACTTGGCGTGGGCCTGGCCGGCGGTTCGTTCATTGTCGGCACCGCTTATGTGGCGCGCTGGTTCGAGCCGGCCCGGCAGGGCACAGCGCTGGGGGTGTTTGGTGCCGGTAATGTGGGCGCCGGGCTGACCAATCTGGTCGCGCCGTTGTTGTTGCTGAGTCTCGGCTGGCGCGACACCGCGCTGGTGTATGGCGCGGTGCTGGCAGCGATGGGCGTGCTGTTCATGCTCCTGGCGCGTAACGATCCGCAGCGCAGCGATACCCGGCAGCCTGCTGCATCGTTCACTGAACAGCTCGCGCCGCTGGCAGAACTGCGGGTCTGGCGCTTTTCGCTGTACTACTTTTTCGTGTTCGGCGCCTTTGTCGCTCTGGCGCTATGGCTGCCGCACTATCTGATGCAAGTCTACGACCTGAGCCTGACCCAGGCCGGTCTGGTGGCGGCGCTGTTCAGCGTGCCGGCGGCGCTGTTTCGCATTCTTGGCGGCTGGCTGGCCGACCGCCAGGGTTCGCGCCGGGTGATGTACTGGTCGCTGGGGTTGTCGGTGCTGTGCAGCTTGCTGCTCAGTTACCCGCCAACGCGCTACATCGTCAGCGGTGTGCACGGCCAGATCGAATTCTCCATGCACATGGGCCTGGCCGGTTTCATTGTGCTGATCATGGTGCTGGGCTTTTTCATGTCGCTGGGCATGGCAGCGGTGTTCAAGCACATTCCGACCTATTACCCGCAGCATGTCGGGGTGGTTGGCGGGCTGGTGGGCATGATCGGCGGGCTGGGCGGTTTCTGCCTGCCGCTGACCTTCGGCATGCTCAACGATGTGATCGGCATCTGGCAGAGCTGCTTCATGCTGCTGTTGGTCATCGCCGCCGGGGCGCTGGCCTGGATGCACTACTCGATCCGCCTGGCCGAGCGGCTGGAGTGGGCGCAAGACACGCAGCAGCATGACCTGCCGGAACTGGCGACCCCCGACAGCAGCCGCGCCGACCGCCACGTTCTGCAAGACTGGCATCCAGAAGACCCAAGCTTCTGGGCCGCCAGCGGCAAGCGTATCGCCACTCGCAACCTGTGGATCTCGATTGCCTGTCTGGTGCTGGCCTTCGCCATCTGGATGGTCTGGTCGGTGGTGGTTGCCAAGCTGCCGCTGGCCGGTTTCAACTACAGCGCCAACCAACTGTTCTGGCTGGCCGCCCTGCCCGCATTGTCTGGCGCCACCTTGCGGATTTTCTACAGCTTCATGGTGCCGGTGTTCGGCGGGCGGCGCTGGACGGCGCTGTCTACCGCGTCCTTGCTGGTGCCAGCGCTGTGGATCGGCTTTGCCGTGCAGAACCCGCAGACGCCTTACCTGGTGATGCTGATCCTGGCGCTGCTGTGCGGCCTGGGCGGCGGTAACTTTTCGTCGAGCATGGCCAATATCTCGTTCTTCTTTCCCAGGCAGGCCAAGGGCAGCGCCATGGGCCTGAATGCCGGGCTGGGCAACCTGGGCGTGAGCCTGATGCAGCTTGCCGTGCCGCTGGCGATAACTGCCGGGGTGCTCGGCAGCCTGGGCGGTGCGCCGCAGATCAGCGCGCAAGGCACCCCGCTGTGGCTGCAGAACGCCGGGTTCATCTGGGTGCCATTGATCATCGTGGCGTCGCTGGCGGCCTGGTTCGGCATGCACGACATTGCCAGTGCCAAGGCGTCGTTCAAAGACCAGATGGCGATTTTCAAGCGCCCGCACACCTGGTTGATGAGCGTGCTGTACACCGGCACCTTCGGCAGCTTCATCGGTTTCTCGGCAGGCTTTCCATTGCTGGCCGGGCGGCTGTTTCCGGAAGTCGAGGTGCTGCGCTTTGCGTTTCTCGGGCCGTTGATCGGCGCGGTCAGCCGGGCCTTTGCCGGTGGCCTGGCTGACCGCTTTGGCGGCGGGCGGATCACCTTGTGGGTGTTCGTCGCGATGGCCGGCTGCGTCATCGGCGTGCTGCATTTCATCGCTATCAAAGATCAGCCCGGCGCGTTCTGGGGCTTTCTGGCGATGTTCCTGTTGCTGTTTTTCTTCTCCGGGGTCGGCAACGCCAGCACCACGCAAATGATCCCGGCGATTTTTCGCCAGCAAACCCCAGGCTTTTTTCCGCACCTGCCGGCTGCCCAACAGACCCGGCAGGGTGAGCAAGAGTCTGCTGCCGCGGTGGGTTTTATCGCGGCCGTGGCCGCCTACGGTGGATTTTTCATTCCCAAGTCGTTCGGCAGTTCGTTCGACCTCAGCGGCGGCCCTGAGTGGGCACTTTACGGGTTCATCGCGTTTTACCTGCTGTGCATCGCGCTGACCTGGTTCAACTACACCCGCCGCAACGCCCGGGTGCGCTGCTGA
- a CDS encoding methionine--tRNA ligase, producing MSRFIVTITPPTPNGDLHIGHIAGPFLGADVFTRVQRQRGHDCVLLSYSDDYQSYMLRKGLEQGVDPVELARRNSDRIEASLAAVNIQPDNWMRPYDNRFFRQAVSEVFAKLQQAGAIEFRDSQEAYCPDCDKWGYEAFARGLCNYCGHDSDPSQCEQCAQAPDAALMSGLYCKLCHKAPQFRSTHRAFLKLADFKAPLRDSLLGRQWRAPLNAWLRDTLEHLHDWGVTRPHDAGLDLAADGSCRVHTWFMGLAGYIAAFREYAERIGQPELFNQYWRSGQGTLVNFLGFDCVFSHCIVYPVQLAVHDELRVRQHFMPNQFLKLDGLNLSTSRNHAIWVGDLVRQACADSVRLYLASVAPEQSEGDFRLQHFQRWRQDVFLDFVPALLQAGPDQREHGWNGFNGADAGLLEALRLQWCKATELKQFSIRGMAQVLLDTIAITRTRLEAGRPVSHFAALIAVFGKALVPQTAADIVNAYALPEARLNAVVFGGPAPDYSI from the coding sequence ATGAGCCGCTTCATCGTCACCATCACCCCGCCAACGCCCAATGGCGACCTGCACATCGGCCATATCGCCGGCCCATTTCTGGGCGCCGACGTGTTCACTCGGGTCCAGCGCCAGCGCGGTCATGATTGTGTGCTGCTGTCTTATTCCGACGACTACCAGTCCTACATGCTGCGCAAGGGCCTGGAGCAGGGCGTCGACCCCGTGGAACTGGCGCGGCGCAACAGCGACCGTATCGAGGCGTCGCTGGCGGCAGTGAATATCCAGCCGGATAACTGGATGCGTCCGTATGACAATCGGTTTTTCAGGCAGGCGGTCAGCGAGGTATTTGCCAAGCTGCAACAGGCCGGCGCCATCGAATTTCGTGATAGCCAGGAGGCGTACTGCCCGGACTGCGACAAATGGGGCTATGAAGCCTTCGCCCGTGGCCTGTGCAATTACTGCGGCCATGACTCGGACCCCAGTCAGTGCGAGCAGTGTGCCCAGGCGCCGGATGCCGCACTGATGAGCGGGCTGTACTGCAAGCTGTGCCACAAGGCGCCGCAGTTCAGGAGCACCCACCGGGCGTTTCTCAAACTGGCCGACTTCAAGGCGCCGCTGCGTGACAGCCTGCTGGGCCGACAGTGGCGTGCGCCGCTCAACGCCTGGCTGCGCGACACCCTTGAACACTTGCACGACTGGGGCGTGACCCGGCCCCACGACGCCGGGCTGGACCTGGCCGCCGACGGCTCATGCCGGGTGCACACCTGGTTCATGGGCCTGGCCGGCTACATCGCGGCGTTTCGCGAGTATGCCGAGCGCATTGGCCAGCCGGAGCTGTTCAACCAGTACTGGCGTTCGGGGCAGGGCACGCTGGTCAATTTTCTAGGCTTCGACTGTGTCTTCAGCCATTGCATCGTTTACCCGGTGCAACTGGCGGTGCATGACGAGTTGCGGGTCCGTCAGCACTTCATGCCCAACCAGTTTCTCAAGCTCGACGGGCTCAACCTGTCCACCAGCCGCAACCACGCAATCTGGGTCGGCGATCTGGTGCGCCAGGCCTGTGCCGACAGTGTGCGCTTGTACCTCGCCAGCGTTGCGCCGGAGCAGAGCGAAGGCGACTTTCGCCTGCAGCACTTTCAGCGCTGGCGCCAGGATGTGTTCCTGGACTTTGTCCCGGCGCTGCTGCAAGCCGGTCCCGATCAGCGTGAGCACGGCTGGAACGGCTTTAACGGCGCCGATGCCGGGCTGCTCGAAGCGCTGCGCCTGCAATGGTGCAAGGCCACCGAGCTCAAGCAGTTTTCGATCCGTGGCATGGCTCAGGTGCTACTCGACACCATCGCGATTACCCGTACGCGGCTGGAGGCGGGCCGCCCGGTCAGTCACTTCGCCGCGCTGATTGCGGTGTTCGGCAAGGCGCTGGTCCCGCAAACCGCCGCCGACATCGTCAATGCCTACGCACTGCCCGAAGCACGGCTGAACGCTGTCGTGTTCGGCGGTCCGGCCCCTGACTATTCGATCTGA
- the narJ gene encoding nitrate reductase molybdenum cofactor assembly chaperone → MDEHQSSAQGLLSLRVLARLLDYPCAQLQAASSELIAILDAEQRLPLALRGQLTDWCQSLASSDLLDLQEAYVDLFDRGRATSLLLFEHVHGESRDRGQAMVNLLAEYQAAGWQLDARELPDHLPLFLEYLSTRDHGQIGQWLGDIQHILALLTARLEDRATRYALIPRALLALIGATDTIEAHRPAVRAEQPDNTPQALDAVWEEEAVRFKAKTDEDCSLQSAEGRRLAERKHAAIPQVIQIQPASVTGD, encoded by the coding sequence ATGGATGAACATCAATCATCAGCACAGGGCCTGCTGAGCCTGCGGGTACTGGCCCGGCTGCTCGACTACCCGTGCGCACAACTGCAGGCCGCCAGCAGCGAGCTGATCGCCATTCTCGACGCCGAACAACGCCTGCCATTGGCATTGCGCGGGCAACTGACCGACTGGTGCCAAAGCCTGGCGAGCAGCGACCTGCTCGACTTGCAGGAAGCCTACGTCGATCTGTTCGACCGCGGCCGCGCCACCTCGCTGCTGCTGTTCGAGCATGTGCATGGCGAGTCCCGCGACCGGGGCCAGGCGATGGTCAACCTGCTGGCCGAGTACCAGGCCGCCGGCTGGCAGCTTGATGCCCGTGAACTGCCCGACCACCTGCCGTTGTTCCTGGAATACCTGTCGACCCGCGACCACGGGCAGATCGGCCAGTGGCTGGGCGACATCCAGCACATCCTCGCCCTGCTCACCGCCCGCCTGGAGGATCGCGCTACCCGCTACGCACTCATCCCCCGCGCCCTGCTGGCGCTGATCGGCGCCACCGACACCATCGAGGCGCATAGACCCGCCGTGCGCGCCGAACAACCGGACAACACGCCGCAAGCGCTGGACGCGGTGTGGGAAGAAGAAGCGGTACGCTTCAAGGCCAAGACCGATGAGGACTGCAGCCTGCAATCGGCCGAAGGCCGGCGCCTGGCCGAACGCAAACACGCGGCGATCCCTCAAGTGATCCAGATCCAGCCTGCATCAGTGACAGGAGATTGA
- a CDS encoding DUF2790 domain-containing protein, which yields MKYVLFAALSLASLMASANDQTAAVEQPVVQQYGYGQNLDIKKVVSIEAPESDLCEPVVASMVYMDSQGVEHELHYKRLSETCSSHG from the coding sequence ATGAAATACGTTCTGTTTGCCGCCCTGTCGCTGGCTAGCCTGATGGCCTCAGCCAATGACCAGACTGCTGCTGTCGAGCAGCCGGTTGTTCAGCAATATGGCTATGGCCAGAATCTGGATATCAAAAAAGTCGTGAGCATTGAGGCACCCGAGTCCGACCTGTGTGAGCCGGTGGTGGCGAGCATGGTTTACATGGACAGCCAGGGTGTGGAGCATGAGTTGCACTACAAACGCTTGAGTGAGACCTGCTCGTCGCATGGTTGA
- a CDS encoding nitrate reductase subunit alpha, with protein MSLFIDRLRYLVKRPPQFADGHGETRDESREWEDSYRQRWQFDKIARSTHGVNCTGSCSWKIYVKNGLVTWETQQTDYPRTRPDLPDHEPRGCPRGASYSWYLYSANRLKYPMVRKVLLQLWRDAVAEHKDPVRAWSSIVENPNKARQYKSIRGRGGFVRADWDELQTLVAAANVHTIAQYGPDRIAGFSPIPAMSMVSYAAGTRYLSLLGGVCLSFYDWYCDLPPASPQTWGEQTDVPESADWYNSGYIIAWGSNVPQTRTPDAHFFTEVRYKGTKTVAITPDYAEVAKLCDEWMSAKQGTDAALAIAMGHVIFKEFHLDNPSAYFTDYIRRYTDMPILVELEQREDGKLVPGRQLRASDFADNLQQADNPDWKTLAWDQASERLVVPRGSIGFRWGGSGQWNLEPVDADGQPVTLCLSLLDRHDEVARVAFPYFGGIAHEHFPSSPLREVIYHHVPAKRLRLADGRDVLAVTVFDLTAANYGIDRGLQASVGGSGDDDGATGYEQARPYTPAWQQAITGVPAEQVIRIAREFASNADKTRGRSMIIVGAGINHWYHMDMTYRGLINMLILCGCIGQSGGGWAHYVGQEKLRPQTGWTPLAFALDWQRPPRQMNSTSFFYNHSSQWRYEKLQVKELLSPLARPEEFTGSLVDCNVRAERMGWLPSAPQLDRNPLHLAGAAHSAGQSTADYCVEQLTKGTLRFASEDPDNPKNHPRNLFVWRSNLLGSSGKGHEYMLKYLLGTRHGLLGKDLGQDGSQKPEEVVWQEQAIEGKLDLLVTLDFRMSTTCLYSDVVLPTATWYEKDDLNTSDMHPFIHPLTAATDPAWEARSDWQIYDGIAKAFSQVCVGHLGEETDLVTLPLQHDSPSELAQAQVLDWKKGECPPIPGKTMPSLIEVKRNYPQTWERFSSVGPLLDEIGNGGKGIAWQTAEEVELLGKLNHRKPDGPTEGRPQLASAVDAAEMILTLAPETNGQVAVKAWAALSKVTGRDHTHLARAKHDEKIRFHDLVAQPRKIISSPTWSGLEDEHVSYTANYTNIHELIPWRTLTGRQQFYQDHPWMRAFGESLMVYRPPINTKAAASVTAPNDNGNPQIALNWLTPHQKWGIHSTYSDNLLMQTLSRGGPIVWLCESDAQAIGVADNDWIELYNANGAIAARAVVSQRVRVGTAMMYHAQERILNIPGSEMTGTRGGIHNSVTRACPKPTHMIGGYAQLSYGFNYYGTVGSNRDEFVIVRKMRDIDWLDGEHNDYRQEAVK; from the coding sequence ATGAGCCTGTTCATCGACCGCTTGCGCTATCTGGTCAAGCGCCCACCCCAATTCGCTGACGGCCACGGCGAAACCCGTGATGAAAGCCGCGAGTGGGAAGACAGCTACCGCCAGCGCTGGCAGTTCGACAAGATCGCCCGCTCCACCCACGGAGTGAACTGCACCGGCTCGTGCAGCTGGAAAATCTACGTGAAAAACGGCCTGGTCACCTGGGAAACCCAGCAAACCGACTACCCGCGCACCCGCCCTGACCTGCCGGACCACGAGCCGCGTGGCTGCCCGCGCGGCGCCAGCTATTCGTGGTACCTGTACAGCGCCAACCGGCTCAAGTACCCGATGGTGCGCAAGGTGCTGCTGCAACTGTGGCGCGATGCAGTGGCCGAACATAAAGACCCGGTCCGCGCCTGGTCGAGCATCGTCGAGAACCCCAACAAGGCCCGCCAGTACAAGTCGATCCGTGGCCGGGGCGGTTTTGTGCGTGCCGACTGGGACGAGCTGCAAACCCTGGTCGCCGCCGCCAACGTGCACACCATCGCCCAGTACGGACCGGACCGTATCGCCGGGTTCTCACCGATCCCGGCGATGTCGATGGTCTCCTATGCCGCCGGCACCCGTTACCTGTCGCTGCTCGGCGGCGTATGCCTGTCGTTTTACGATTGGTACTGCGACCTGCCGCCGGCCTCGCCGCAAACCTGGGGCGAGCAGACCGACGTGCCGGAGTCAGCCGACTGGTACAACTCCGGCTACATCATCGCCTGGGGTTCCAACGTGCCGCAGACCCGCACCCCGGATGCGCACTTTTTTACCGAGGTGCGCTACAAGGGCACCAAAACCGTGGCCATCACCCCGGACTACGCCGAGGTCGCCAAGCTGTGCGATGAGTGGATGAGCGCCAAACAGGGCACCGATGCGGCGCTGGCCATCGCCATGGGTCATGTGATCTTCAAGGAGTTTCACCTCGACAACCCCAGCGCCTACTTCACCGATTACATCCGTCGCTATACCGACATGCCGATCCTGGTCGAGCTGGAGCAGCGCGAAGACGGCAAGCTGGTACCGGGCCGGCAACTGCGCGCCAGCGACTTTGCCGACAATCTGCAACAGGCCGATAACCCGGACTGGAAGACCCTGGCCTGGGATCAAGCCAGCGAACGGTTGGTGGTGCCACGTGGCTCGATCGGCTTTCGCTGGGGCGGCAGCGGCCAGTGGAATCTGGAGCCGGTGGACGCCGATGGCCAGCCGGTGACCCTGTGCCTGTCACTGCTCGATCGCCATGACGAAGTGGCGCGGGTCGCCTTCCCCTATTTCGGTGGCATCGCCCACGAGCACTTCCCCAGCTCGCCGCTGCGCGAGGTGATCTATCACCATGTGCCGGCCAAGCGCCTGCGCCTGGCCGATGGCCGCGACGTGCTGGCGGTCACGGTGTTCGACCTGACCGCCGCCAACTACGGCATTGATCGGGGCTTGCAGGCCAGTGTCGGCGGCAGTGGCGACGATGACGGCGCCACCGGTTACGAGCAAGCCCGGCCTTACACCCCGGCCTGGCAGCAGGCGATTACCGGCGTGCCCGCCGAACAGGTGATCCGTATTGCCCGCGAGTTCGCCAGCAACGCCGACAAGACCCGTGGCCGCTCGATGATCATCGTCGGTGCCGGGATCAACCACTGGTACCACATGGACATGACCTATCGCGGGCTGATCAACATGTTGATCCTCTGCGGTTGCATCGGCCAGAGCGGCGGCGGCTGGGCGCACTACGTCGGCCAGGAGAAGCTGCGCCCGCAGACCGGCTGGACGCCGTTGGCCTTCGCCCTGGACTGGCAACGCCCGCCCCGGCAGATGAACAGCACCTCGTTTTTCTACAACCACTCCAGCCAGTGGCGCTACGAAAAACTGCAGGTCAAGGAGCTGCTGTCGCCGCTGGCGCGGCCCGAAGAATTTACTGGCAGCCTGGTGGACTGCAACGTGCGCGCCGAGCGCATGGGCTGGCTGCCCAGCGCGCCGCAGCTGGACCGCAACCCGTTGCACCTGGCAGGCGCTGCGCACTCGGCCGGGCAAAGCACCGCCGACTACTGCGTGGAGCAACTGACCAAGGGCACCCTGCGCTTTGCCAGCGAAGACCCGGACAACCCGAAAAACCACCCGCGCAACCTGTTCGTGTGGCGCTCCAACCTGCTCGGCTCATCCGGCAAGGGCCATGAGTACATGCTCAAGTACCTGCTCGGCACCAGGCACGGTTTGCTCGGCAAGGATCTTGGCCAGGACGGCAGCCAGAAACCTGAAGAGGTGGTGTGGCAAGAGCAGGCCATCGAAGGCAAGCTCGACCTGCTGGTGACCCTGGATTTCCGCATGTCCACCACCTGCCTGTATTCGGACGTGGTGCTGCCCACCGCCACCTGGTACGAAAAGGACGACCTCAATACCTCGGACATGCACCCGTTCATTCATCCGCTGACCGCTGCCACCGACCCGGCCTGGGAAGCGCGCAGCGACTGGCAGATCTACGACGGCATCGCCAAGGCGTTTTCTCAAGTGTGCGTTGGCCATCTGGGCGAAGAAACCGACCTGGTGACCCTGCCCCTGCAACACGACAGCCCATCGGAACTGGCCCAGGCTCAGGTGCTGGACTGGAAAAAAGGTGAATGCCCGCCGATTCCTGGCAAGACCATGCCTTCGCTGATCGAGGTCAAGCGCAACTACCCGCAGACCTGGGAACGCTTCAGTTCGGTCGGCCCGTTGCTGGACGAAATCGGCAACGGCGGCAAAGGCATTGCCTGGCAGACCGCCGAGGAGGTGGAGCTGCTTGGCAAACTCAACCACCGCAAGCCCGATGGCCCGACCGAGGGCCGTCCGCAACTGGCCTCGGCGGTGGATGCCGCCGAGATGATCCTGACCCTGGCGCCGGAAACCAACGGCCAGGTGGCGGTCAAGGCCTGGGCGGCGCTGTCGAAAGTCACCGGCCGCGACCACACCCATCTGGCGCGAGCCAAGCACGACGAGAAGATCCGCTTTCACGACCTTGTGGCGCAGCCGCGCAAGATCATTTCCAGCCCGACCTGGTCGGGGCTGGAAGACGAGCACGTCAGCTACACGGCCAACTACACCAACATCCACGAGCTGATTCCGTGGCGCACCCTCACTGGCCGCCAGCAGTTTTATCAGGATCACCCGTGGATGCGCGCCTTCGGTGAAAGCCTGATGGTCTATCGCCCGCCGATCAACACCAAAGCAGCGGCCAGCGTTACAGCACCGAATGATAACGGCAACCCGCAAATCGCTCTGAACTGGCTGACCCCGCACCAAAAGTGGGGCATCCACTCGACCTACAGCGACAACCTGCTGATGCAGACCCTGTCGCGCGGCGGGCCGATTGTCTGGCTGTGTGAAAGCGATGCCCAGGCCATTGGTGTGGCCGATAACGACTGGATCGAGCTGTACAACGCCAACGGCGCCATTGCCGCCCGGGCGGTGGTCAGCCAGCGGGTGCGGGTCGGCACGGCCATGATGTACCACGCCCAGGAACGGATTCTGAACATCCCCGGCTCGGAGATGACCGGCACCCGCGGCGGCATCCACAACTCGGTGACCCGCGCCTGCCCCAAGCCGACCCACATGATTGGCGGCTACGCCCAGTTGTCTTACGGCTTCAATTACTACGGCACCGTGGGTTCGAACCGCGACGAGTTCGTCATCGTGCGCAAGATGCGCGACATCGACTGGCTCGATGGGGAACACAATGATTACCGCCAGGAGGCCGTGAAATGA